The nucleotide sequence TTCACATTCTATTGCTTGTGGTTGGTGCTAATATTAAGTCAAATAGTAACAGTAGTAAGTCATTAATATTAGAATCACaagtaaaatatattttttaatctgAACACAGAGAATTCTGAatattgtgttttacatttttttatttttttgaaaaaagataAAAGACAATTTTATAGGATATGACATTACAGGTCATCGTCCTTTCTAGCTCTTATCTTCTATGTTTAAGAAAAGgaaagtatttaaaaataaagTAGTAGCCAAATCTCATGTTATTCGTTTAGTTTACGTACGTAGGAGATCGGGGCTCCAAAAAGATATTTGGCCTCAAATGTTATCTACTCGTATTAAACTTTCAATTGTAAATGAGAGTAGAACTTCATAGCTAATCTTTTTTTGAGAGGGAAATTCCAGAATTAATCTTATTACACTCACTTAATAGAAAATCTTTAGATCTTGAAAAAGTTATGAATGATTTATTTTCTTAAGCATGATGTATTCATAGTTATTTCGAGATTTGACGAGACGGATATTTATAAAGATCAAAAAAGTTCACATTCTACTACTTCGGTTAATGCTCATGATAAATCGAATAATTCTACTACTTCGGTTAATGCTCATGATAAATCGAATAATAATAGTAGGTAATGTTCACAAAAAAATTCTTCAATTGTTTAAACCACCCTATACTACACACTTATTAACACATTTAATAGTGGTGGAGTGACTTGGGTTCTCCAatggagacccaagttcaattcccattagTGCCATTTTGATGGCCACCTACACCCGCTTTAAAGCCGGACCGAGGACACTCGAGGTCTCGGGTTCGAAACATGCTTCTTACCCCTCTTTGATGGCTATGGGTATTTGCCGCCAGAGATCCTTGTCGGGTGGTGAACTGGGAAGGGAGATCCCTTCCGCGGTCAGGAGTACCGTGCAACTACCCTTTTTTATTAACACATTTATAAATATTCTTTTCGTGAAGTTGATATTTCTTAAATGCAAAACATGTAGAGTAATTATCAACGTGGACTTGAAGTACTTGGTCACGTGCCAACGCTCTTACGAGTTACGTCTCAATTATTGGATCAATATTGAGACTGGATATTGATATCCTTCCGAGATGTATATCCATACTTAATTTGACAAGTGAATTCAAATATTCAATAGTTGATAGTTGAGGAAAGGGAATATTTAGTTTGTGCTATAATATAAATGTTTTCTTAtatttttgaaaagatttttaaacaatTGGATCTGGCAAAAACAGAAATATCGATAACAATTCCAAAGTTGTGTATAGTTTTGAGGGTTTTGATTATATATCGATGGTGACATGTTGTTGGTTTCATTCTGCGCCCACTGGTTTTGTCAATATATAATCTTAAACTATTAATACgtttaagagttaaatgcttggttggtccatgtggtttgcaaaaatttcatacttggtcctagtggtttccTAATTACATgcgtggtcccaaaagttgtcaaaaatgaactcggttggtcccctgacctaacctctgttaaatttctcagttaactatgtatgaaatgactatattacccttgaacaattaaaaaattaaaaaatatatatatacctCTACCACCAACACCTAAGATCCAACCACACTttcccccatctctctctctctaaaatccaCCTCCACCTCCAATTCAATtgtcaacccaccaccaccacctccacctccaatTCTACCGTCAACCCAACCGCTTCTACAGAACACACACACATCTGCACATACAGGAGCGAGATTGAGGGAGCCAATGGAGATAGAAAGGAGGGAGTTGCCCTCCTCCGACGAATTTCAGCGGTGGCCTCCAATGGTTTCTTCGAGTGATGTTGTGGTGGCAGGACGGTGGCGAAATCCGTTAGGGGGAGGCTGCGGTAGGTGGGTGTTTGGTGGTTGGTCAGTTAGTGGCGGCTCAAGGAGGCATTGAGTGGTTGTCGCGGCAGTATAGGGGCGGTGATGGTTTTTGCAGAGCATGGTTGAAGACAGTGGAACAAATCGGAGGGTTGTGGTGCGTCTCCGACCAGTTTCGGACCAAGAACAGACTCTCAGGTGGCCGTACAAACCATTCCGTGATCTCAGATCTTTTCCGGCGACTCACGTTTTCCGGCAAGCTCCACTAAACATCTGGTTACTTGCAAACGTTTTTGTATAGGACCAATAATAGTCATGGTCGTGGCTAGGTTTGAGCCCGAGGTGAGGAGGTAGTGATTGTCATATGGTGTGCGGGAAATAGAATTGGGGGATTGGGTGGGGGTGTTATATATGTTTGTCATAGCCATCTGTTTTGATTTTATGGTTGAAGTACTggttttatataaatttttattaggaATTAGACTGGCAAACGTCACCTGCAACTTCTTTGGCTTCTTGGCCCTTTAATTGTCGTATCAATCTATCTATATAATTGTACCTACATACTTTAATGATGATGAACGGAGATTAGAAACCGAAGAAACCGAAGAAGTTGCAGGTGacattgaagatgaagatgatgatggtgatgaagatgatgcagGTTGTGGtgagttttttaattttttaattgttagtttttggtttttaattgttcaagggtaatatagtcatttcatacatagttaactgagaaatttaacagaggttaggtcagggggccaaccgagttcatttgacaacttttgggaccacgcgtgtaattagtaaaccactaggaccaagtatgaaatttttgcaaaccacagggaccaaccaagcatttaactctacgTTTAAtcaagagaaaaatgcccggatagtccctgatttacccatttttcacctttagtccctaactttctaaaattacagctatagtcctcaacttttgcaatttcgtttcTGAATAGTCCCTGACGCGAATGGGGGTTAGTTTTCTAGGTTAAGTGGATGCACAATGACATAATTGCCCTTCTAATATGGGGAAGGGATGAAAGATAAATACATGAGTTTCTTTGGCTTCTTGGCCCTTTAATTGTTGTATCAATCTATCTATATAATTGTACCTACATACTTTAATTATGATGAACGGAGATTAGAAACTGAAGAAACCGAAGAAGTTGCAGGTGacattgaagatgaagatgatgatggtgatgaagatgatgcagGTTGTGGtgggttttttaattttttaattgttagtttttggtttttaattgttcaagggtaatatagtcatttcatacatagttaactgagaaatttaacagaggttaggtcagggggccaaccgagttcatttttgacaacttttgggaccacgcgtgtaattagtaaaccactaggaccaagtatgaaatttttgcaaaccacagggaccaaccaagcatttaactctacgTTTAAtcaagagaaaaatgcccggatagtccctgatttacccatttttcacctttagtccctaactttctaaaattacagctatagtcctcaacttttgcaatttcgtttcTGAATAGTCCCTGACGCGAATGGGGGTTAGTTTTCTAAGTTAAGTGGATGCACAATGACATAATTGCCCTTCTAATATGGGGAAGGGATGAAAGATAAACACATGAGTTTCTTTGGCTTCTTGGCCCTTTAATTGTTGTATCAATCTATCTATATAATTGTACCTACATACTTTAATTATGATGAACGGAGATTAGAAACCGAAGAAACCGAAGAAGTTGCAGGTGacattgaagatgaagatgatgatggtgatgaagatgatgcagGTTGTGGtgggttttttaattttttaattgttagtttttggtttttaattgttcaagggtaatatagtcatttcatacatagttaactgagaaatttaacagaggttaggtcagggggccaaccgagttcatttttgacaacttttgggaccacgcgtgtaattagtaaaacactaggaccaagtatgaaatttttgcaaaccacagggaccaaccaagcatttaactctacgTTTAATCAAGAGAAAAATGCCTGGATAGTCCCTGATTTacccatttttcacctttagtccctaactttctaaaattacagctatagtcctcaacttttgcaatttcgtttcCGAATAGTCACTGACGCGAATAGGGGTTAGTTTTCTAAGTTAAGTGGATGCACAATGACATAATTGCCCTTCTAATATGGGGAAGGGATGAAAGATAAACACATGAGTTTGTGGGACCTACCATCTCTTTTAACTTCATCTTTCTCCCCAACCCCCACCCACCCACACCTCCTCTTCATCAGTGCATCTTCAACACCGACTGCCACCAATCCACCATCCTCCACCATAATAACCAGCAGAAACCAACTAATCTAGCCCTGCATCTTGAAGCGCCAACCAAAACCACCTAATCCATCCTTGAAACCACCATCATCAAATCCAGAATTGTTCGAGCACGGTATCAACGAATTTTTTCCACTAGAATTATGACACACATCGATAAACGGCGATTCGACAAACGCAATCGAATCACTCACAGTTCTCCGGTGCGAGTTCCTCCTCGTGGACGAGAAATCTAAGAACTCATCCATCCAATTCGGTGCCTGTGCAGCAGATGACATCATCTGGTACGGAAATGACGGCCAGTTATTCGGGATTGTTGGCACTTTAGGCGGCAAGTGTGCCATTTTCACAATATGAAACCAGATTTGAGCTAACCAAAAGCTAACatataatttaaatattaaaCGGACTAAAATGTTTGGATATTTAGATTGGGAGGGGTTACTGGATAGATGAGGAAACAAAAGAGCTATTGTAGGTGGGAATGAGGGTAGGAGTATACAGAGGTTAGAAAGGAAGGAGGGATTTGTGATTTTGGTGGGAAGTGGGTTACATGGGGAGGATTAGGACAGCTAACGACAGGCTGTGACCCAACGGATTTACTGGGTAGTTTAAATCTTATTGGTGCAATGAAGATATTCTGCAATTGTTTTTTTTATACCTATTAACACGTATACCATCTGAATtttggtttgaaattttgtgttgGTGGGGATGAATTGAAAATATTTAAGGAGGGATTGGATTTAATGGAGTTGCAGGTGAGGTGGTGGTTATGGTGGAGGTGGGCGGTGATATGGTGGTTAAAGGTGGtgatgagatgaagaagatgtgaGGTTGGGGGTGGAGCCCAcaaagttttttttaattaatttatttttattatttagggGGGTCCACTTAAGTTCAGTTGTATtctttggtttttaatttttatttttaaaagagaTGGtacttttgtcatttcacatcaacttaacagagaaaactaacctccatccacgccagggactatccgggaacgaaattgcaaaagttggggactatagctgtaattttagaaagttagggactaaaggtgaaaaataggCAAACCACTGAGACTATCCAGACACTTTTCTCTTTAATCAAAGAGCATCATATATAAAACACGTGATGTAACATGGAATTAGTAAATTAATTATGGAGGAATGTGCAAGTGGAATAAATAAGGTCGATCCGTTCACTTCTTCCTTCTCTCTTACTTACGGccgaaaccaccaccaccactacttccattttcaaattttgaaCACTTTCTTGAAGATTCAAGTCCATTCCAAGCTTTCAAATTAATTTGAAGATCAAAAGGTGTGTCCAATGTGATTTCAAGGAGGAACAAACAAATCATCATCAAAAATCTCATTAAAACCCGCTTGTATTCTTGAAAGGTATAAacttattttcaagttcatgttcttgtttcttgatgatgatgatgatgatgatgatgatgatagaaGGTTTCTCAAACATATGGATTCTCCACAACACTTGAACTCTAAACAACAAatggttttaaataaaataaaaaaatggaaGTATATTTGTGTGTATGTAAGGGTTAGTGGTTGTGTTTTGATTTTAAGTTAAGTCTTGATTGATGAGATTCTTGAAAGGTGAATCTATGAATAATCAAAGTGAACTTTGTGAAAATTAAAATGGTTTAAGATGAAATGATAAGGAAAGTTAGTGTTGGATACATGTGTATATGTcgtgtatatgtatatgtgtacaTTTTGGTTTGTATCCTAGTTCATAAATGTTACTTACATTGAAGAGTGATAATTACATGCATGATTGATTAAGGATGATGTCTAGGGATTTTATGAAAGATAATAAATGAATGTTGGATGAGTATAAATATGCTAGATGATGATGAAATAATGATCATGCATCAAGCGTTTGTACATAGGTGTTAGAAATGATTAAATGGTAATATGGAATTAAAAGTAGTGATGAAATGAAATGATATAAGGGAGATGAactaaatcagattataaacATGATAATATGGTGCTATATGATGTGTTTTGATAATACAAAGATGTATCATAAGTTtggtagctttgcatgttgtacatgaAGCTTAAAAAGTAGTAAAATGGGTGAAATTGCATGATTTAAGTGACTTGCATGAAATCTGCACTAACATAAATATAAGAGTCATTTTAATCGATAAATAACATGttttgtgttaaaatatcaagtcgtgaCGATTTGGGATACTTATAGTAAAGTTCGGTACAagactatgcgttaaaaacggtaAAAATCGGCTTTTAAAGAGATTTTTGCAAAATTGTTTTAAATCATATTATAAACTGATATTTTTCtgataaatataagtattttaacttatattaagtatctttggtgtttggttagtcatacgtgacttccgacgcccgaaaacgtaaaaatacacatatttcaACGTACACGAAGACGGGTTGTTCAAGGGTGAACTTTATGTGTTACAGTGTGATATGTGAATATGGATATATGTAAGGTGATAAATTAAGTGTTGACATGATACCAGGAGTTAGGACTATGCATGTACATTTATACGGTTAAAACGACAAATTTCGTTAAAGGTCACGTTATGTATATAACTAATGTATCGAGCATGAAAATAATACACAGGTTAACTTGATGAGCTATTTTGTGTATAAATgctttaaaaatgataaaatgtatAACTTGATAAAATACGTGAATTACGATATACCTCAAAACTGTccatatttatataaatatattactgcgcaaatcgtagatatattgtaTATAAATGGATGTGATAACGGATATAACCTATTGAAGTTCACCACCAAAATCGTTTAAGTCGCAAAcatcttaatatatatatatatatatatatatatatatatatatatatatatatatgaacacacacacacacatatatatacgccaacataatcaaaacaaaGACTTTTCGAGAAAAACATTAAAGTTATGTTTTAATCCAATaccttttttattgtttggtttTCTGTTTGCTGCGGATTAATTCAATACcttttttttgttgtttggttTTTTGTTTGTATGGATTAATTCAATACCAATTCTATCGTTTTATGGTTTGCTATGGAAACGTTGTTGCCTATTTATGCTAATCGAAGGGTTGTGAATTGTGATATCCCTTGTGAAAGGATACATCAATTCGGTGGCGGCAGACGTAACCGCTTATATCTTAGGCTATAATAATACAATTTAAATAATTAACTTTTGTATCAAAAACTCAACCGACGTAGCCTTTGCAAAACAAACGACACATCTTTAAGTTACTTTTTTTATCTCTATATAATAAAATGAAAGGGTGTGAGTAAAATGCATTAAAGGGTGTGACTTTAAAAAAAGGGACATAACCcaagttgctaattgtataagggtataataTGCATTTGATTTAATtagtaatatattttttttggaaaatataATTTGGAAATGAAATGTTATGTTTTATAGGAAAACATGGTTTTAGAAATATGAATGATATAAAGTTGTTTTTGAGGAAAACGAGAATTGATTGAATATAAATACGTTTCGGGGAGAAACGGGAAAAATTACGGTGTTTGGGGTAAAACGGCCGTAAAGATTTAAAACTATTTAAATCTAAGTGTGACTTTCCTTGACTCACACGAGAGTATGTCCTGGATAGGCTTACAACTCGTTAGGGACTGTGAGGAACTTGTACACTGCAAAATATTAAATTTACTTTTTAGTATGATATATATATTATTCATTGAGGCCGGCATAATGAGGGACCTCAGTTACGAGGCGCTTGGCGCAAACGGGCCAATTTAATCATTAATAATATGCACGGGATGgttgatagatctatcgggttgacaaccccgtcgtgaccggtagCTCCGTGTCCATATAACGGCGAATTTTATTCTTCTTAGTGTCTAGGTTGATTATACCCTCAGTGTTAGTATATAGCTCGTAATGTCTTGCAAACTTACGAATTTGAACGATTGGATTATAATTTAATATGTAAAACTTGGGAAGATGATCTGTATCAGAGGTTTTCAGAAAGCGCTTACGATAGCTGACCCTCGGATTTTGACAAAGGAAATAAAAATTTACTTTCTTAACTATATGGATGTTTTATCAATAAAAATTCATAGTAAGAAAGTTTTCCTTAAGCAAATTGTAACGAatttgaatatgtgaactcaccctcctttgtgttgacacttgatttttacgTGTTCTTCAGGTACATGAGTTCGGCTTCAGGATTTTTGGCTGGCTTTGTCTTGTGGTTGTTTGATGCAATGGTTTAATAAATAATGTTTGGACAACTTTTAAAACTACTTTTAGGACCGTGTGTACTAAGATTCATAAGAATCAAACAACTATGTTGTGGTTGTGGTTTgtgtttaaactttaaactttatGTTTTAATCAAGATAAATGTCCAAAAAAAATATTGCATTGACCACCAAGATACTTATGGGTACCAACCTCTGTCACCACCATGTTTTTAtttccgctgcgacgtttttggggtgtgacaaataccgTAAGTCCGTAACGAACATAATCAATACTAACTAAAAACTCATTGCGGTGCATGGGGAATCCTAGTAGTTATACATTATACTATTACATTAAGCACACAAAATATATAGTCAATGAGATGAAATTTATACTACCTAATAAATAAGGATATTGGGTTGCCAGGTATCCCCTTAACTATCAaggattttgaaaagaaatgattTAAGATATTCAAGATTTatttaaaaattattatataaaCTAAATTCCTAATAATTAGGCACAACAGAAATATAGAAAATCAGGTTACGGAGAAAACACACTAAAGTGTGAAAACAGTGAGAACGattctgtaggatcgttttcggacccgaacgagtcgatcagaggcgttctactcaaaatgaaaggcggaaacagacataatgagtTAGATCCAGCAAGATATCactttaatctgtcttgtttattgattctGATAACAATTATAGCacgtagacacttcgacagcGCTCCGCCATCGGTAACACTCTTCCCTAATTCCGTGCCAAATGACACGGAACATCATCTATATATAGCAAACCTAATTCCGTGTGAAACAtgcttcaaacgaaattagttaCATGCGAAATTAAGATTCAAGCGATAttaagtaattccgtgcggaattacttaATGACTTTTCATGCGGAAATAGCCTGTCCATGCGGAATTAGCTTTCTTGATCTTATCTCGAACTTCGTGCcataagactcgaactaagatgaagtcgacagacaactgcaccaacagactcccccttgaatgttgacggaatcttcagtgagagtctttaTCGTATCAACTCTTTGGTCTTGATTAGACTTCTTGCTTTTTCAGCATGTTCCAGGATCTAACACTGGCTCTATCTTCTAGCATCCACAAGCTCCCCTTTTGCAAGCAGACTCCCTCTTGAGTTATGCTCGTAATCAGGATAGTCACCTGGCATCCATTCtgatcttcaggtatcggaacctggctcttctCAAATTCAAACCTGCATTGTCTCTatcacaaacataagttttatgattttAAGATTTGACAATCACAGACACCACTAGTAGATCTCTTTCTGATGAACTACTTGAAAGAACGatttaatcatttttttaaaaaacttttaaacacaaactccccctcatgatatgtcatcatgtttagcacttggaattttgaaaatcagctattcaacaccagttgtcgaaaatctttttgaattttttttttaaaattttatgctaaaacacactcaaaatctttttgggatttttcatataaaagaaatgcagtaaagaaatatttacagacaatatttttgtgagtttgtgtaagaggatcatatcagtttatgagacaaatcactaacaccgtgaagctttaaacattttaagttctaaacaattcacttagattgtcagtatactgatccacttaaattttcacacaaagttcaactgttccgagatatgagattaatgtcttaagaacttaaacttattcgcatgtcccaccacttgaatatactcccgtatccagatcccaatattcagtcttacaggtgaatatacttagatgatatctgtaaaagggttagatgcgaaaccgtgagagctcaggtcagaacttccgttcagcagagagatgacagttcgactttaggtgtgttccctttagagaatcttttcttcaacagtacatgattagcatttttcaatgtttcatcattttttgtactgagggctagCTATTAAAgaaaatgcaaagtattatacggggactaggccattgctttcgcaaaatcagaagtcccgggataataccccagatatcactgagtataaagacctagtatctcagaaagagggacctttcaaataagatttcgggggttacccatatattcaagaaatgttccccacgagataagcaagtttgaaattttatgtttatatctcaaatacaatctactaaatgtgtaaaaacctactggcacattcacagtgagattgtttatcacatttttgactttccaattctttagcgtgttgtgatagtccactgatgtactatcatttcctcttttcacaacaaaactcattttcgaTTTTAtcttgtttttggctttttcaaattttctaatgtttttggatttttctaaaatttcttactccccctaaaattcagaaacatttaaagaaacttgaaaactaactgtacaagaaaattgacaactgctgtgaatcacttcaattcgccatccatttggcataaacaatcagaactccccctttcaacaaactattttctcattttgatctcaaaacacttaagtttgttttaatcaaaaatgatttttccggaaaataagttttgttgattttaaaccacttgtaggttcggggtttatctcatcacattgtttatcaaccacttgtatgaagattacatcaagttcaaattaatgaccttgattaatcactttgtcagaacacacctctgtaccacttgtaaggcgAAATCACTTTTCGTGAATTTCTCAtgaaaaataccacttgtaagaaaaacaggtacaacttaatgtccctgatttaccatttgtaGGTATGCACATTCAAACCTGTTATAAAGAATGATGttgattcctgctccactcttaccaacctggaagctccgacaAGTCAcacttaaaacataaaaaaaatttcaataaagatgccgattcatgctccacgattacaaacttgggagctccggcaagtcaaatttttcaatgaaagaaaatgtccacccaagcctgaccagccttgagTGATACTAACTCATCTgcagttggggtgtaagttgccttctttgtagcataaaaatcttttaccccttttgcctttccctcgaccattttctcaaaaatcttcttaacatttccattaaaagatttatcaacatcaaattcattcttttcagagtaaaattgatttgatatttcaacttttccaacctttgattttaaattctcagcccgcaatggtggaaaatgaACATCATCCAAAGGCGGAACTgagtttttatcatttttaacaacatgtggctcctctgattttgtggaatcagattcatcgccaggttttacatctgatttcttaacaacccaagcTTGATTATCAAGATTTCCCCATtttttgtaaaaccttttcgaacactcaccaacttcataagttgaatttttaaacactttaaacctTTCAGTtagtggttcggttttatcaacaactatttctttcagtttttctgagactccctgttttgtgttggttgcttTAGGACAGTTCCAGGCGAtatgaccaacttcttgacacctgtaacaggttcttgtctcttttCTCTGATGAACTTCAGttctcttcttttcagcaagaaattccttgtttgactgtctccagaatgagctcttcttttcatCCTCAGCAGATGTACATGATACAAAATTTgtattttagaaattttctcatttttgtaattttctggtggaataaagccaagacctttctttttgaaattaccgttgtggtttggtttctttcgataacctgaaccagaactgtaacccattttcttgttttaTTTCAGAAAAATTAATTTCTGTCAGTTTGAAAACCTtattaatcatttcagttttaacaccttttattggaaactctttgtcaaaatataatttgtcagaatcattcaaagtatatgcaacttcaaatgtgtAAGTCCAGGAACACTACACAATCGGATATCAAACACTAATCAAGAGCGCGGAATACTGATGAAAAGTGTAGAAGAACAAGAACAATCAATCTCTTATAACCAAAGTGCACACGGTTTCTAGAGAACCGTCTGGTACACCCACACAGAATTCGAAATCTCTGAATAACCTCTCTAAAAATGTCTAACCTATTAATGAACTAGGTtcaccctatttatagttacataggGTGACCTAGTTACAAGTTGGGCCAAGCCCACAATCATAATATAGTTATCTAAATAAGCCCAAATCCCTAATTAGCCCACATGGCTTATTCTATTACTATCTAACCCACTACAAGGCTAAGCCCAATAGCCTATATTTGTGTTTGATAAAGATAGGCGTAAACCTACACCATTATAGGGCCTTACAatatccccctaggtttatgctgTCTTTATCAAACTGCAGTCTTCGTCATGTGGGAAGATActtcatcttttcatctttgAACTTGGGCT is from Helianthus annuus cultivar XRQ/B chromosome 9, HanXRQr2.0-SUNRISE, whole genome shotgun sequence and encodes:
- the LOC110876198 gene encoding nonsense-mediated mRNA decay protein 2-like, which translates into the protein MEIERRELPSSDEFQRWPPMVSSSDVVVAGRWRNPLGGGCETEETEEVAGDIEDEDDDGDEDDAGCETEETEEVAGDIEDEDDDGDEDDAETEETEEVAGDIEDEDDDGDEDDAGMKDKHMSLWDLPSLLTSSFSPTPTHPHLLFISASSTPTATNPPSSTIITSRNQLI